The following proteins are co-located in the Flectobacillus major DSM 103 genome:
- a CDS encoding RHS repeat domain-containing protein, which yields MTQANAYGVWGEDLPTLSFLKSAWKADNYKFTGKESLQGTGYTDFGARWYDNIVPHFITQDVLADKFRRHSPYSYSINNPIRFVDPTGMAVESIEGGVKFTGDDAKTVMAILNGQKKNIYIDITADTKEQSTTSKANYKNWATFAVSSFSLASDVISIFKDNTIRNMVIEAHGIMRTQGGSFLDTYIRPDENDINTKITLTSLKEFNNGGFNVTSSDKTQIMALQNIMSKVVNEGNCIMNICNTGVFANEFAQNFAKELSTLSGNRLNIYTPSGYALGRTNQYNPNQGATFIGGGLSESSSTTWNKITRGYITHIIKNIVLSDSNNPVEFK from the coding sequence ATTACACAAGCTAATGCCTACGGTGTTTGGGGGGAAGATTTACCAACTTTGTCATTCTTAAAATCTGCTTGGAAAGCTGATAATTACAAGTTTACAGGAAAAGAGAGTTTACAAGGAACTGGCTACACAGATTTTGGAGCAAGATGGTATGATAATATTGTGCCTCACTTTATCACACAGGATGTGTTAGCAGACAAATTTAGACGACACTCACCTTATAGTTATTCCATTAATAATCCCATTAGATTTGTAGACCCTACAGGAATGGCTGTTGAGTCTATCGAAGGAGGTGTCAAATTTACAGGAGACGATGCTAAAACGGTAATGGCTATTTTAAATGGTCAAAAAAAGAATATTTATATCGATATTACAGCTGATACTAAGGAGCAAAGCACTACATCAAAAGCTAATTATAAAAATTGGGCTACTTTTGCAGTGTCAAGTTTCAGTTTAGCGAGCGATGTTATCAGTATTTTTAAAGACAATACTATTAGAAACATGGTTATTGAGGCTCATGGCATCATGAGAACCCAGGGAGGTTCTTTTTTGGATACCTATATAAGACCTGACGAAAATGATATAAATACAAAAATTACACTTACCAGCTTAAAAGAATTCAATAATGGTGGGTTCAATGTTACTTCTTCCGATAAAACTCAGATAATGGCTCTACAGAACATTATGAGTAAAGTTGTAAATGAGGGGAATTGTATTATGAATATTTGTAATACAGGGGTGTTTGCAAATGAATTTGCCCAAAACTTTGCAAAAGAGTTAAGCACACTTTCAGGAAATAGGCTAAATATCTATACACCATCAGGTTATGCTTTAGGTAGAACCAATCAATATAACCCCAATCAAGGTGCCACTTTTATTGGTGGTGGTTTATCTGAAAGTAGTTCAACAACTTGGAATAAAATTACTAGAGGATATATAACTCATATAATAAAAAATATTGTTCTAAGCGACAGTAATAACCCCGTTGAGTTTAAATAA